The genome window ACAATTGCCCAGAGTCCGTCGTCGACGAGAGGCTTGGCCATATGCGTGTCCTCCATGACACCCGGTGTCGTCGCATCCTGCAACACCCTGGCTATCGGCACTCTTCGTCATTGTTTATGAAGTTCTTTTAGGGACTCTAAGGGCAACGAACGTCGTGATCACGCTGCCGTCCGCCGCGCCGGAGACCGCATTGTTAAGCGGTTTGCCAGTACTCTCATTGGCGCTTGCCAACAACCTTCTCGCGAATTACTTTGATCTGCTCATCAAGGTCTTTGTACTCGCCTTCCAAGGTGAACCGCATATCTGGACGATGAACTTGCAATGACTCCGCCGCTGCATCGCAAACGCGCATTGGGAGCCGCCTGTCTTGGTCATCAGGTTGAATAGCGTAGGTGTAACCGTCTAACGGCCGCGTGTCATTGAGAAGCCGAATTAGAATCGGGACACACCATTCCTCTTTTATCTGCCGCAATGCCTCAGCCGCACTGTGGCCGCGCTGAGCGCTCGCATCCTTGAGATAGCGCGTGAATGTCGGGACCGCATTTTTCCCCAGGCGTTCGGCCATGGCAACTAGTAAGTCATGGCCGTCCCCGTAGGCCCCCCCTTCTTCCATAGGGAGAGCGTCCAGAAAGCACTGGAGCCGATCTCTTATATGATCCGTGTCGTCGATGCCCGGAAGAGCGGCGAGTAACACGTCGATGTCGCCTGTTTTTGTAAAGATGGCTCGGATCGCTTCGCGAACTTTGGAGTCTCGGCACCATGAGACCGCTTTGATGAATTCATCTGTCCGCACACCGTTGGCGACTTCGCGGCGGATAGAAGCATCGAGTTCCTTTTCTGTCGCAGGCGATCCCTTGCCCCGAGCGCTGGTCTTGTTGACATCGAGTTTGCGGAGTCTTTCCGCGATCAGCGCCGTACTCTCCTTTGGAAAAAAGTAGAGCAACCGCATCGCGGCTTGGATCTGCAACTCGCTGCCAAGATTCCAACTATCCAGCGAAGGTCCCTGAAAAACTCCCTCGGTGGCATAGTCCAACAGCAGAGTATTAAGCAGTTTTCGAGCCGGCTCGTCGCTGGTCCAAATCTTGCGAACCTGTTCGCGAAGCGTGACGTCCTCGGTGGGACTATTGATGACAATACATGCCGTCGGCTGATATCTGACGGCCTGATAGCCCCGACCAACAATCTGCCCGATCGCCACCAAGCAGACGTCGCCGATTTTGACGGTGTAGGACTCAATGCGCTTGTCGGTATTCATTGCCTCGTCAACGTCCTTCGGTGGGCCGAGGACCTTTATCTCCAACTCATTAACCGGATTGCCCCACAACTCGTTGGCGAGCCACATGGCAGCACCGCGTTCTAGCTTGAGTTTCGTGGGGGTCTTGTCGCCAAGGGCCCCCAGGAGGAACGGGAGCGCTTCCGGCCCGATTTCGACGAGGGTCTTCAGCGCCGCTGACGACTTGAGCTGATGATCCGTCAAGATCATCGCACCACTGTGCTGTTGGTTTGGTAACGGGAGAAAGGCCGTCCCACTCATCGTGGTGGAGAGACCGAAATCGGGGGCATCAATGTCGGCGAGACGGGCGATGCACGCCTTGATTTGAGTCGCCTTCTCCTTGGTCAGGGGTTCCCTGGGACCAAGCTCGATTGCGGGGACGCTGCCAAGTTTGACTTTCGGTCGGAGCCGTTCCAGATCGTAGGTGGGATCCTCCTGATTCTGCGCAGTATCATCCGATGTGGCCTGTGCTTGTTGGGCCATTGCGCTTCCCGCAAAGCGAATAGACAAAGACAGCGAGAGAGAAATGAGAAGGGTCAGCGTAAGAATGAGTTGTCGAAACATGGCAGCTTCTCTCCTTCGAATGACCAAGCTCATCTGTCGGGGCCTCCGAGGGGCCGTGTCGATCGAGGGATTGAGGCTGAGCGTGGCGAATCGAGTCATGATCGATTGGTGCAGGCGATGATCTACTCGTTGGGCGACTCGATTAGCGTTCGACGCGACAGCGGCTCAAACGTAATCCGACGTCGGTCGAATACACCGAGCCTTCCCAGGAGGTTGGGCACATTTTCTCGCGTTGCAATTGCAACGGGAACTTTGAAGGCGGGCTCGTCCCGGTCAAGTCGAATCGCCAATTCGTGGACGAACGCCTCGCTGTAACCACCCGCCGCATTGGCCAAACGTACGGGACGGCCGCTATCCAACTCGATGCCGAGTTCTTCGGCAAACGACCGGCGGACGAAGGTCGCAATCGCGCCGGAGTCCACCACCATATGAAGTTTCGTGAATGTCCCGGATACAGCCTGGAATTCGGCGACGATGACCGGAACCCAGACCCTACCGAAGTGAGGGGATTCTTTCTCGCGCCACTCAAACGCCGCCATAAACGACATCCGCGTCGGCCATGACCGCTTCCAAGACAAACTCGCCGTCCGCACAGACTTGTCGGGCTTGATCCGCAGCCTCTTTGGCCGTATTGCCGACGCCCACCACGCGGCCGCCGTAAACCGCGATCCATTTGCCCGCGTACTTGCGATCTATTTCGATACCGTGTTCGACAAGCCAGGCGATATCAGTCTTCGTGTCCATACCAAGCCTCGATGGGATCATATTCCATCGCCACAACCCAGACTACCAGCCCCCGTGCATTTTATCACTTGTCCTCATCCTTGATGCCCATTCCTCTTCGATCCGGCGGCTCGGGGCGATTCGGCTTGACGTAGGGATGCGACTTGACCTCGGCCATCAGGTGCGCGATCGCGGCGTCAAGTTGCGGGTCGCCGCCGTCGACCATCTTCGCGGGATCATCGACGACCACCATGTCCGGATCGACGCCGTGACCCTCAACGCCCCACGTGCCATCCTTCTCGTAGAAGCCGAAGGTCGGCACATTCGTGTTGCCGCCGTCGATGAACGGCGGATTGCCGCTGATGCCGACGAGACCGCCCCATGTGCGCATGCCGATCACCTTGCCGAGCTTGTTGAACTTGAACAGCCACGGAAACATATCGCCGCCCGAACCGGCCAGACCGTTGATCAGCATGCACTTGGGACCCTGGTGGGAATCCGGCGGCCACGGCCAGTCCTCGCCGTCGCGCCGCGCCCAGTAATTCGTGATCGGCCGGTTGAGGAGTTCGATGAACCGCGTGGGGATCTGCCCGCCGCCGTTCCAGCGCTCGTCGATGATCAGCCCGGCCTTGTCCGTCTGCCCGTAGAACTGGCGAACGAGATCGTTCTGGCCTTCGAGACCGGTGTTGGGTACATAGATGTATCCGAGTTTCCCCTCAGATTGCCGCTCGACGTACGCCCGGTTGCGCTCGATCCACGCGCGGTACCGGAGCGGCGCCTCGCTCGCGATCGGCTTGACGACGACGTCGCGGGCCTTGTCGTCGCGCGTCGGCTTGCCGCTGATCGTGATCGTCACGTTCTTGTCCGCGAGCCCCTGCAATGCCGCCCACGGATCGCGCGTCGTGTCCACGGGAACCTGATTGACGGCGAGAAGATAGTCGCCCTCCTTGACGTCGATCCCCGGCTCCGAGAGCGGCCCGCGCCCGTCCGCGTCCCACGGCCCGCCTTCGTAGATCCGCTTGATGCGATAGGCGCCGTCGAACAGTTCAAAATCGCATCCAAGCATCCCGACGGTCACGCTGGGTTCCTTGTCCACATCGCCAGCGCCGCGAACGTAGGCATGGCCGATATTGAGTTCGCTGATCATCTCGCCGATGACGTACGTTACGTCGTCGCGGCTGACACAGTCGGCCAGCATCCGCTCATAGACGGCGCGGGTCTTTTCCCAGTTCAGGCCGTGCATGTTGGGGACGTAGAAGTAGTCGCGGTGAATCCGCCACGCGTCGGTGAAGATCTGCTTCCATTCCGCGCGGGGATCGACGCTCGCCGTCATGCCCGAGATCGACAACGGCTTGTCCAGTTTCTGCTCCGCCGCGGCGTCCACCATGGCATAGGTCTTCTCGTCCTTGCGGATGAGGAGTTTCTTGCCGTCGGCGGACATGACGAACTGCTCCACGTCGTCGACGACCGTCTTCTCCTCTTTCTTGTCCGCCTTCTTGTCCTTCAGATCGAGGATCTTGATGGAGGGCTTGGCGTCGATGCCCCGGGACACGCCGCGCGTGTAGAGCAGATGGCCCTTGTCATTGACGCAGAGCCTGGCAAAGAGCCCCTTCTTCGGTGGCAGGAGTACCGCGCGACGCTCGAATCCCTCGAGGTCAATCTTGACGGGCTTGATCTCCTTGTCCTTCTTGTCCTTTCCGTTTTTCTTGTCGTCGCCGGGTTTTGTTGAGGCGGATTTCGTCGTGGGCGTCGACGGCTTATCGACATCCAGTGACTTGTCTTTCTTCTTGTCGTCTTCCTTTTTCTCGTCGGCATCCTTTTCCTCGTCGTCGCCGTTCTTGCCCTTCTCGGCCTCCTCTTTCTCCTCCTTTTCCGCCTTCTCCTTGGCCTCGCCCCACAGTTCCTCGTCGCTCTTGGGAGCCAGCGGCGACTTCACGTCCTTCCGTAGCGGTACCGCAAAGAGCTGGTCCAGCTCCGCATACACAAACGTCGTGCCGAGGTCCTCGTAGATCGGAGCCGAAAAACTTCGAGCGCTGGCGAAATACAGGAATTCTCCCTCCTGATCGAACGTCGGCCACGAATCGGCGAACCGTCCGCTCGTCACCTGGTGCTTCTTGTCCTTCTCCACCTCGTACAACCAGATCGCCGTGAGCCGATTGGGCATTTGCTTCGTATAGACCACCCAGCGCGAATCCGGGGACCACGTCGCCCGTGTCGGATCGCCGGACGGATTGGTATCCACCAGCTTCGTCTCTTTCTTCTCGACAACATGCCGATAGATCGCGCCGGTCTTGTCGGCAAAGAGGATCTGCTTCGAATCCGGCGACCACGTCGGTCCGAAACGAAACACCTTGCCGTCCTTCGTCAGTTGCCGCGGCTTTTCCTTCCCGTCCGACTGCACGACGTACAACTCGTATTCCCCCGTCGCGTCGGAGAAATACGCGATCCACTGGCCATCCGGGCTCCAGGCGGGGTCGCGCTCGGCGACGCCGCTGGTTCGGGTGAGATTGCGGGGGACGCCTTCCTTGGCCGGGGCCGTCCAAAGGTCGCCCCGCGCCTCGAAGAGCGCCCGCTTGCCCGTCGGAGAAACATCCCATCCGGCGATGAATTCATTCGCCTCCACGATTCGCGGCCGGATCTTCGGCCGGTCGCCGGGGATGACAACCAGCACTTCGCGCGATTTGCCGCTCTCGAGATCGAGCAGGAACAGCTCCGACCCATTTTGAAAAACAATCTCGCCCTTGCCCAGCTTGCCCGGGCCGATGGAAGGCCATTTCACGTCGTAGTCGGCGAAGTCCGTCACCTGCTTGCGCTCCGCGGACTTGGTGTCGTACGACCAGATGTTCAGGCGGTGGTTGGCTCCGGCGTCCGAAAGGTAATACACCTTGGCGCCGTGCCACATCGGCAGGCTGTCGAGGCCCTCCCAGTCCGTAATCTGTTTCGACGTCCGCGCCTTCAGATCAAAGAGCCAGAGATCCGTCTGCATCCCGCCGCGATAGCGCTTCCATGTGCGAAAGTCGATGCTGTGGGGCGTGTAGGCGAGCACTTGTCCATCGGCGCTGATCGCGCCATTCGCGCCGTACGGAACAGGTATCTTGGTCGGCAGTCCGCCCTCCGGAGAAACGGTATAGAGCTGCGTCTGCCGCGCCAATCCCGCAAAGCCGTTAGTGGCGTAGAGGAGCCGTCCGTCCGCGGTCCAGTCGCACAGTGTCTCCACGGCGGGATGATGCGTCACCCGCGCCGAGACGCCGCCCTCCGTCGGCACCACATACAAATCGCGATTGCCCTCGTAATTCCCCACAAAGGCGATCTTTCCGCCGTCGGGGCTGAACTTGGGCAGCAGCTCCGGTCCCGGCGGGCTGGCCAGCGGCGAAGCGGCGCCGCCCTCGCGGGGTACCAGCCAGAGATCGTTGGCGTAAGAAAAGACAATGTGCGTCGCGCTGACGTCGGGATACCGCAACATTCCGGCATGCGGACGGTGTTGATCGGCCTCGCGCGTGCTGGGGCCGTCCTCCGCCCGCGCCGCGCGCAGGATCAAGAGGACGCCTACAAGGCTGAGAAAACAAAGTCGGCTGCACTGGCGCATGAATCCTACTCCACTTTCCACGACACGACGGCGCGCTCGGCGCCGCACTCTTCCGTTTCCGTTTCGTCAGAATGACAAGGGAGGATGTCCAATCCGCATTCTGCGACGGGCGCCGTCTCCACCGTTTGGTCGGTGACCGTCGCCGCCGCACTCCGCCGGCCCCTCGTAATAAACACGACGCCCGTCACGATGATGGCCATCGCCGCAATCGTCCACGACCCTACGGGCTCCTTCTTGACCAGGAATCCCAGCAGCACGGCGACGACCGGATTAACGTAAGCGTAGGTCGAAACCTTCGCGGCGGAGGTCACCGTCAGAAGCCAAGTATAAGCACTAAAGGCGATGATGGAGCCAAAAACGGCCAGGTAGAGCAAGGCCAGGCACGAGGAGAGCGAGAAATGCCAGGTGTCCATCTGCCGCCACTCGCCGGTAACAACTCCGGCGACGGACAAAAGGATGCCCCCGGCCAACATCTCCATGCCCGCAAAAAGCAGCGGCGATGCGGGCATACGGGCGTGTTGCGACCAGATCGAGCCGATGGCCCAGGACAACGAACCGAGCACGACCACACCGGCACCCAAGAAATTGAGCGACTCTCCGCTTATCGGACGCGGGTTAAAGAGGATGCTTACGCCGGCAAATCCCATGACCAACCCTATACACTCCGAGCTTGTCGGTCGCACGCCGCCCCGTCGCACCCAGTTGATCAGCACCATCCACAGCGGAACCGAGGCGACGAGGAGAGCGACGACGCCCGAAGGGACGGTCTTTTCCGACCAAACCACAGCGCCGTTGCCGCCGAGAAGCAGAAACGCGCCGAGGATCAGCGCCGACTTCCAGTGCGCTGCGGAAGGTTTGGCCGCGCCCCGCCATCGGGCCCAGGCGTAGAGCGCGGCGCCGGCAATGATGAAGCGCCCGCCGGCCATGGCGAACGGTGGCAGCGATTCGATGGCGATGCGAATCGCCAGGTACGTCGAGCCCCAAACGAGGTAAATCGCCGCAAATGCCGCGACCAACGCGAGCCGCGAAGGCTCGCTGACCCTTGATAAACTCATTCTCCGCCTGCTTTCGAGGCTTGCGCAAAGGGTAGGAACCATCTGGCGCCGGCCCTGCGCCGGCGCGCCTGGTCATTTGAAGGAAAACTGCGCCTCAATTCCCCAGTACGAATTCCAGCGCCTTAAGTTCTTCCTCCTCCGCTTCGTCCGGGTAGGCGTGGCCGACATCATCGTATACACGGAGCTTGACCTTGGCGCCGAGCTTCTTGTAGCGTTCCTCGGCATCCCGGTTCGATTTCAAGATGGCGTCGTCATCATCCGCGCCGACCATGGCGTAGATACGCAGTTTGGCCAGCGCCTCTTCATCGATCTCCGATTCGGACGGCGCATCAAAGCGGCCGCAGACAGGAATCAGACCGTGAAAGGTGTCCGGATTCCGGGCGCCGAGCGACCACGTTATCCACGCGCCCTGGCTGAAGCCCGCCAATACGACGCGGCTTTGGTCGACCTTGTGCTCGTCCATGACCTTGTTGATCGCGTCGAGAATATTCTCTTCGATTTCGTCGAGGTTGGATCCCCATTCGTATTGGCCTTCGCTGATCTGCGCGGTGCCTTGCGGAGCGAGCAGGATCGCGCCCATCCGCTGCGCCGCCGCCTGCCACCTCTGTGTCGCCTCCCGCATGTTGCTGCGATTGCCGTGCAGCACGACGAGCAACGGCGCCGGTTTTTTCGCAGCTGCACCTTTAAGAGGCGTCACCTGCCAGAGAAATCCCTCGCGATTGCCACCCGACGCGCCGCGAGCTTTGGCCAGGGCCTTTTCATAGCGGGAATCATCCCGGATGCTTTCAAAGTCGGAGTCGTTTTCAATTTGTCCCGCAAGATCCTCGCCGAATCCTCCGAACCCGATCGCCTTCTCCAGGTGCTCGAACGCCTTGTCCGTCTTGCCCGTCTGCGCGTACATGCAGGCGACGTTGTAGTGCGACAGGGACTTCAGTTCGTCCCGATCGCCGCCGTCGGCCAGCTTCGCGGCCTCCAGTGCGAGCTTGAGTCCCTTGTCGTATTGCTTCGACCTCGAGGCCTGCACGACCTGCTCCGCGAGTCCCAGTACTTTGCGCTGACGCTCCTGCGCCCCCATCGTCGACTTTGTATCCCCCGGCTCTTCTTCCGTATCGGACTCCTTCGCCTCGGGTTCCTCATCCTCATCTTCTTTCTCTGTCTTGGATGGCGCGTCGTCCGACGCCCCTCGTTCGTGCCGCTGAACCCGGCGAACGATCTTGCGAAAACGATCCTCGCCGCGGATCGTGCGAAAGTCTGAGTCGCTTCGCAGGTGGCTCGCATCGTCGTACCCCGCGTCGACCGCCTTCTCCAGCCATTCGTAGGCCTTGGCCTTGTCGCCCATGAGACAGTGCAGGCAGGCGATATTGTAAATCGTGTCGACGT of Phycisphaerae bacterium contains these proteins:
- a CDS encoding retropepsin-like aspartic protease, whose protein sequence is MAAFEWREKESPHFGRVWVPVIVAEFQAVSGTFTKLHMVVDSGAIATFVRRSFAEELGIELDSGRPVRLANAAGGYSEAFVHELAIRLDRDEPAFKVPVAIATRENVPNLLGRLGVFDRRRITFEPLSRRTLIESPNE
- a CDS encoding DUF5678 domain-containing protein; this encodes MDTKTDIAWLVEHGIEIDRKYAGKWIAVYGGRVVGVGNTAKEAADQARQVCADGEFVLEAVMADADVVYGGV
- a CDS encoding PDZ domain-containing protein; translation: MRQCSRLCFLSLVGVLLILRAARAEDGPSTREADQHRPHAGMLRYPDVSATHIVFSYANDLWLVPREGGAASPLASPPGPELLPKFSPDGGKIAFVGNYEGNRDLYVVPTEGGVSARVTHHPAVETLCDWTADGRLLYATNGFAGLARQTQLYTVSPEGGLPTKIPVPYGANGAISADGQVLAYTPHSIDFRTWKRYRGGMQTDLWLFDLKARTSKQITDWEGLDSLPMWHGAKVYYLSDAGANHRLNIWSYDTKSAERKQVTDFADYDVKWPSIGPGKLGKGEIVFQNGSELFLLDLESGKSREVLVVIPGDRPKIRPRIVEANEFIAGWDVSPTGKRALFEARGDLWTAPAKEGVPRNLTRTSGVAERDPAWSPDGQWIAYFSDATGEYELYVVQSDGKEKPRQLTKDGKVFRFGPTWSPDSKQILFADKTGAIYRHVVEKKETKLVDTNPSGDPTRATWSPDSRWVVYTKQMPNRLTAIWLYEVEKDKKHQVTSGRFADSWPTFDQEGEFLYFASARSFSAPIYEDLGTTFVYAELDQLFAVPLRKDVKSPLAPKSDEELWGEAKEKAEKEEKEEAEKGKNGDDEEKDADEKKEDDKKKDKSLDVDKPSTPTTKSASTKPGDDKKNGKDKKDKEIKPVKIDLEGFERRAVLLPPKKGLFARLCVNDKGHLLYTRGVSRGIDAKPSIKILDLKDKKADKKEEKTVVDDVEQFVMSADGKKLLIRKDEKTYAMVDAAAEQKLDKPLSISGMTASVDPRAEWKQIFTDAWRIHRDYFYVPNMHGLNWEKTRAVYERMLADCVSRDDVTYVIGEMISELNIGHAYVRGAGDVDKEPSVTVGMLGCDFELFDGAYRIKRIYEGGPWDADGRGPLSEPGIDVKEGDYLLAVNQVPVDTTRDPWAALQGLADKNVTITISGKPTRDDKARDVVVKPIASEAPLRYRAWIERNRAYVERQSEGKLGYIYVPNTGLEGQNDLVRQFYGQTDKAGLIIDERWNGGGQIPTRFIELLNRPITNYWARRDGEDWPWPPDSHQGPKCMLINGLAGSGGDMFPWLFKFNKLGKVIGMRTWGGLVGISGNPPFIDGGNTNVPTFGFYEKDGTWGVEGHGVDPDMVVVDDPAKMVDGGDPQLDAAIAHLMAEVKSHPYVKPNRPEPPDRRGMGIKDEDK
- the yedA gene encoding drug/metabolite exporter YedA; protein product: MSLSRVSEPSRLALVAAFAAIYLVWGSTYLAIRIAIESLPPFAMAGGRFIIAGAALYAWARWRGAAKPSAAHWKSALILGAFLLLGGNGAVVWSEKTVPSGVVALLVASVPLWMVLINWVRRGGVRPTSSECIGLVMGFAGVSILFNPRPISGESLNFLGAGVVVLGSLSWAIGSIWSQHARMPASPLLFAGMEMLAGGILLSVAGVVTGEWRQMDTWHFSLSSCLALLYLAVFGSIIAFSAYTWLLTVTSAAKVSTYAYVNPVVAVLLGFLVKKEPVGSWTIAAMAIIVTGVVFITRGRRSAAATVTDQTVETAPVAECGLDILPCHSDETETEECGAERAVVSWKVE
- a CDS encoding dienelactone hydrolase family protein, whose product is MATQPHRGALFTRRLLVLMVVGCVVQPSLADDPPRDFGQLQREFRGAYEKADYDKALKIAETMHEQRPEHVDTIYNIACLHCLMGDKAKAYEWLEKAVDAGYDDASHLRSDSDFRTIRGEDRFRKIVRRVQRHERGASDDAPSKTEKEDEDEEPEAKESDTEEEPGDTKSTMGAQERQRKVLGLAEQVVQASRSKQYDKGLKLALEAAKLADGGDRDELKSLSHYNVACMYAQTGKTDKAFEHLEKAIGFGGFGEDLAGQIENDSDFESIRDDSRYEKALAKARGASGGNREGFLWQVTPLKGAAAKKPAPLLVVLHGNRSNMREATQRWQAAAQRMGAILLAPQGTAQISEGQYEWGSNLDEIEENILDAINKVMDEHKVDQSRVVLAGFSQGAWITWSLGARNPDTFHGLIPVCGRFDAPSESEIDEEALAKLRIYAMVGADDDDAILKSNRDAEERYKKLGAKVKLRVYDDVGHAYPDEAEEEELKALEFVLGN